Proteins encoded together in one Microbacterium sp. zg-Y625 window:
- a CDS encoding energy-coupling factor ABC transporter permease yields MHVPDGFLDIPTSAAAGVVAVAAVAVALPRARREAVDDRKAPMVGIVATLIFAVQMINFPVGAGTSGHLMGGALAAVLVGPATGVLCLTVVLIVQAFLFADGGLTALGTNITLMGVVTVLVGWWVFRGVVAVAPGRTSAVPLGAALGAFASVPAAAAVFAALFAIGGTVAVPTGTVFAAMVGWHAVIGVGEAVITALVVSAVVATRPDLVYGMRFARVPAGRTMQGAQA; encoded by the coding sequence ATGCACGTTCCGGACGGATTCCTGGATATCCCCACCTCTGCTGCGGCGGGGGTGGTCGCCGTCGCCGCGGTGGCTGTCGCGCTGCCGCGGGCCCGGCGAGAGGCCGTGGACGACCGCAAAGCGCCGATGGTGGGAATCGTGGCGACCCTCATCTTCGCCGTGCAGATGATCAACTTCCCCGTCGGTGCCGGCACGAGCGGCCATCTGATGGGAGGGGCGTTGGCGGCCGTGCTGGTCGGTCCGGCGACCGGCGTCTTGTGTCTGACGGTCGTGCTCATCGTGCAGGCGTTCCTCTTCGCCGACGGCGGGCTCACCGCCCTGGGGACGAACATCACCCTCATGGGCGTGGTGACCGTCCTCGTGGGCTGGTGGGTATTCCGCGGGGTCGTGGCCGTGGCACCCGGACGCACCTCGGCAGTGCCCCTCGGGGCTGCACTGGGGGCCTTCGCATCGGTCCCGGCCGCCGCCGCGGTGTTCGCCGCGCTCTTCGCGATCGGCGGAACGGTGGCCGTCCCCACCGGCACGGTGTTCGCCGCGATGGTCGGCTGGCACGCCGTCATCGGGGTCGGCGAAGCGGTCATCACCGCCCTCGTCGTCTCGGCTGTGGTGGCGACCAGACCCGACCTCGTCTACGGCATGCGGTTCGCCCGCGTGCCGGCCGGCCGCACCATGCAGGGAGCGCAAGCATGA
- a CDS encoding PDGLE domain-containing protein: protein MNTTPRTDPPRRISTRAFTIASFAIILLIACVVSFWASSHPDGLEFVAETNGFIGAAEDSATATSPFADYGAVFVDSPWLSLALAGAIGCLATFVLAWIIGAASRRRADAEPTRR, encoded by the coding sequence ATGAACACGACGCCACGGACCGACCCGCCGCGGCGCATCTCGACCCGCGCCTTCACGATCGCCTCGTTCGCGATCATCCTGCTGATCGCCTGCGTCGTGAGCTTCTGGGCCTCGAGCCACCCCGACGGGCTGGAGTTCGTCGCCGAGACCAACGGGTTCATCGGCGCCGCCGAGGACAGCGCCACCGCGACGAGTCCGTTCGCGGACTACGGCGCGGTGTTCGTCGACAGCCCCTGGCTCTCGCTGGCACTGGCGGGGGCCATCGGCTGCCTCGCGACGTTCGTCCTCGCCTGGATCATCGGCGCCGCCTCACGGCGCCGCGCCGACGCCGAGCCGACGCGCCGATGA
- the cbiQ gene encoding cobalt ECF transporter T component CbiQ gives MKGFAALPAARGAGWLRDASPRLKLLGVLAFAILVVATPREWFAAFALYAAVVAAFLIAAQVRPRTLLARMGIEIPFVLFAALMPFVASGPRIEVWGVPMAVEGLWGAWGLLAKATLALMASIVLVSTTEPRAIILALEQLRLPRQLTAIAGFMLRYLDVIAGEWRRMRVAQDSRGFGARGHRAWPVLARGVGALFARSHGRGERVYLAMLSRGYLDATRA, from the coding sequence ATGAAGGGCTTCGCCGCTCTACCCGCCGCGCGCGGAGCCGGGTGGCTGCGCGACGCGTCGCCGCGGCTGAAGCTGCTTGGCGTACTGGCTTTCGCCATCCTCGTCGTGGCCACCCCGCGGGAGTGGTTCGCCGCGTTCGCCCTGTACGCGGCGGTCGTCGCAGCGTTCCTCATCGCCGCGCAGGTGCGGCCGCGCACTCTGCTGGCACGCATGGGCATCGAGATCCCGTTCGTGCTGTTCGCCGCGCTCATGCCCTTCGTCGCCAGCGGACCCCGCATCGAGGTCTGGGGGGTGCCGATGGCCGTGGAGGGGCTGTGGGGGGCGTGGGGGCTGCTGGCCAAGGCGACGCTCGCGCTGATGGCATCCATCGTGCTCGTGAGCACCACCGAGCCCCGCGCGATCATCCTGGCGCTCGAGCAGCTGCGTCTGCCCCGACAGCTCACCGCGATCGCGGGATTCATGCTGCGCTACCTCGACGTCATCGCCGGGGAGTGGCGGCGCATGCGCGTGGCCCAGGATTCCCGGGGCTTCGGCGCCCGCGGTCACCGCGCGTGGCCCGTGCTCGCTCGCGGGGTGGGCGCCCTGTTCGCACGCTCGCACGGCCGCGGCGAGCGTGTGTATCTGGCGATGCTCTCGCGGGGATACCTCGACGCCACGCGCGCATGA
- a CDS encoding energy-coupling factor ABC transporter ATP-binding protein yields MTSADVSVRALHYRYPGSRSDPVLAGVDFDVAAGERVAILGPNGAGKTTLMLHLNGILTPDRGWVAVGGTRIERDSVREVRRHVGLVFQDPDDQLFMPTVGEDVAFGPSNYGVPAAELQTRVQDALATVGLHDVAERQPQHLSLGQRRRAAIATILSMDVDVMVLDEPTSNLDPGSRRELSATLAALPTTQIVVTHDLPYALELCPRALILDGGRIVADGSTRALLSDAALMAAHGLELPWGFDPSYGRG; encoded by the coding sequence ATGACCTCCGCCGACGTCTCGGTGCGGGCGCTGCACTACCGCTACCCCGGAAGCCGTTCGGACCCGGTGCTGGCCGGGGTCGACTTCGATGTCGCGGCCGGGGAGCGGGTCGCGATCCTCGGGCCCAACGGCGCGGGCAAGACCACCCTCATGCTGCACCTGAACGGCATCCTGACCCCTGACCGGGGGTGGGTCGCGGTGGGGGGCACGCGCATCGAGCGTGATTCGGTGCGCGAGGTGCGACGACACGTGGGGCTGGTCTTCCAGGATCCCGACGACCAGCTGTTCATGCCGACCGTCGGCGAGGACGTCGCGTTCGGCCCCTCGAACTACGGGGTGCCGGCGGCGGAGCTGCAGACGCGGGTGCAGGACGCGCTCGCGACGGTCGGCCTGCACGACGTCGCCGAGCGTCAGCCGCAGCATCTGTCGCTGGGCCAGCGCCGACGGGCGGCGATCGCCACCATCTTGTCGATGGACGTCGACGTCATGGTGCTGGATGAGCCCACCTCCAACCTCGACCCCGGCTCGCGACGGGAGCTGTCGGCGACTCTCGCCGCGCTCCCCACGACCCAGATCGTGGTCACCCACGATCTGCCGTACGCGCTGGAGCTCTGCCCGCGCGCCCTGATCCTCGACGGCGGCAGAATCGTCGCCGACGGATCGACCCGTGCGTTGCTGTCGGATGCCGCGCTCATGGCGGCCCACGGCCTGGAGCTGCCGTGGGGGTTCGATCCGTCCTACGGGCGCGGCT